A window of Arcobacter sp. F2176 contains these coding sequences:
- a CDS encoding lysophospholipid acyltransferase family protein encodes MTVKQRGSGWSIKLVFNLYKLFGYKFVYFLMYPVSFFYFLFASNVKYSLKKYYKTLGLEFNNWVYFEHLRMFAICLVDRFISKYDPTSYDFIYEEKETVLNTMNSKTILLFSHFGGWASSSSNPVTKNRINIVMHEVILDSIKKIENSIENSIENKLSNIHIIDQSMGQIPVSIEIANAISNNEIIAIMADRPTSNKYKYKTKFFDKDAYFNKNPFKISYRTKTPILCCFVINIGLQKYKVETSELHLNFGLKENEAIDIAIKEYIKLFEGILLKYPNQWFNFYNFWESK; translated from the coding sequence ATGACTGTTAAGCAAAGAGGAAGCGGTTGGAGTATAAAACTTGTATTTAATTTGTATAAACTTTTTGGGTATAAGTTTGTTTATTTTTTAATGTATCCTGTAAGTTTTTTTTATTTTTTATTTGCGTCAAATGTAAAATATTCTTTGAAAAAATATTATAAAACATTAGGTTTAGAATTTAATAATTGGGTTTATTTTGAACATTTAAGAATGTTTGCAATTTGTCTTGTAGATAGATTTATCTCTAAATATGATCCAACTTCATATGATTTTATTTATGAAGAAAAAGAGACAGTTTTAAATACAATGAATTCTAAAACTATTTTGTTGTTTTCTCACTTTGGGGGTTGGGCTTCAAGTTCTAGTAATCCCGTAACTAAAAATAGAATAAATATAGTTATGCATGAAGTTATTTTAGATAGTATAAAGAAAATTGAAAATAGCATTGAAAATAGCATTGAAAATAAACTTTCAAATATTCATATTATTGATCAATCAATGGGACAAATTCCTGTTTCTATTGAAATTGCAAATGCAATTTCTAATAATGAGATTATTGCAATAATGGCTGATAGACCAACAAGTAATAAATATAAATATAAAACAAAATTCTTTGATAAAGATGCATATTTTAATAAAAATCCATTTAAAATTTCATATAGAACAAAGACACCAATCTTATGCTGTTTTGTAATAAATATAGGATTGCAAAAATATAAAGTTGAAACTTCTGAGTTACATTTGAATTTTGGATTAAAAGAAAACGAGGCTATCGATATAGCTATAAAAGAATATATTAAATTATTTGAAGGTATTTTATTAAAATATCCAAATCAGTGGTTTAATTTTTATAATTTTTGGGAGAGTAAATGA